In Bufo gargarizans isolate SCDJY-AF-19 chromosome 5, ASM1485885v1, whole genome shotgun sequence, the following are encoded in one genomic region:
- the LOC122937725 gene encoding uncharacterized protein LOC122937725, with the protein MENSQNVPVDFQAMINAAVAASVEKALSKARASAPDVPKTRRRPRHESEADLSDYQTGDESRPTKRHDKGEDYTPKPPKGKTPAKRKPAKLHTPAPRQEYSSEEEQDPTHSMSVLDEWQADASESDYDAWGSDEKSVSAFMQETLLGAVQARGIEDTADAEPPLDSDTIMDPSGQAMFDPRNIRHPRSGEWSPPEHLSRFMHLWLRKPLEKEVRNRLRSECPRPSLPDKVAQTPEFDKVMTTFMMRSGRDPRRGLEKGLWGAQDNLLDSVGPLARIMYLADDAYAKADSFSTEDFREWAHDIREWAQRCFCFIGNANVTLSSERRKAALFRINGKLADLGTKEIGPQAQGKLFGEPFLKELNKHVNVFTSLNKAQSSMRSVFRSNPTRGVFGRAGRQRGRAASRFWPSGPRTQPTPFYPTRDYQQRPFSRGSDRGRGIRGRGRSRFTAA; encoded by the exons ATGGAGAATTCCCAGAATGTCCCTGTAGACTTCCAGGCTATGATTAACGCAGCTGTCGCTGCCTCTGTGGAGAAGGCACTCTCCAAGGCCCGAGCTTCGGCTCCTGACGTACCTAAAACTCGCAGGCGTCCACGGCACGAGTCGGAAGCCGACCTGTCCGACTATCAGACAGGGGATGAATCCCGCCCTACGAAACGCCATGACAAAGGCGAGGACTATACACCCAAACCACCCAAGGGTAAGACACCTGCCAAGCGTAAACCTGCCAAACTTCACACTCCGGCCCCGCGTCAGGAGTACTCTTCAGAAGAAGAACAGGACCCTACCCACTCCATGTCAGTGCTAGATGAGTGGCAAGCTGACGCTTCAGAGTCGGATTACGACGCATGGGGCTCGGACGAGAAGTCTGTTTCTGCTTTCATGCAGGAGACCCTCCTGGGTGCGGTCCAGGCAAGAGGTATCGAAGACACTGCTGACGCAGAACCTCCTCTTGACTCAGACACCATTATGGACCCCTCAGGTCAGGCGATGTTCGATCCTCGCAACATACGACACCCCAGATCGGGTGAATGGTCGCCTCCAGAACACCTTTCCAGGTTCATGCACCTGTGGCTCCGCAAACCTCTGGAGAAAGAGGTCCGCAACCGACTCAGGTCTGAATGCCCACGCCCTTCCCTGCCGGATAAGGTCGCTCAGACCCCAGAATTTGACAAAGTTATGACAACCTTTATGATGCGCAGTGGCAGAGACCCTCGACGGGGCTTAGAGAAAGGCCTATGGGGCGCCCAAGATAACCTACTGGATTCCGTAGGCCCCCTGGCTCGCATTATGTATCTGGCGGATGATGCCTACGCCAAAGCCGATTCCTTCTCCACCGAGGACTTCAGGGAATGGGCACATGACATTCGTGAGTGGGCACAACGTTGTTTTTGTTTCATCGGAAACGCCAATGTTACGCTCTCTTCGGAGAGACGAAAAGCAGCGTTATTCCGTATTAACGGTAAATTGGCAGACCTTGGCACAAAAGAGATTGGGCCCCAGGCGCAAGGAAAACTTTTCGGTGAACCATTCCTCAAGGAATTAAACAAACATGTCAACGTGTTCACCTCCCTTAATAAGGCGCAATCCTCAATGCGCAGTGTCTTCAGGAGCAACCCTACCAGAGgggtttttggaagggctggccggCAACGGGGCCGTGCCGCCAGCCGATTTTGGCCTTCAGGCCCCCGTACTCAACCAACACCATTTTATCCGACAAGGGACTATCAACAACGACCCTTTTCCAGAGGCTCGGATAGAGGCCGTGGAATCCGCGGACGCGGACGTTCCCGCTTTACTGCAG CGTAA